The proteins below are encoded in one region of Leptotrichia sp. oral taxon 218:
- the adhE gene encoding bifunctional acetaldehyde-CoA/alcohol dehydrogenase: MAVKDLDSLKELIARVRRAQEEFSKFDQETVDKIFRKVAQRINDERITLAKMAVEETGMGIIEDKVIKNHFASEYIYNKYKDEKTCGVLEEDKSYGVKKIATPIGVIAGVVPTTNPTSTAAFKILLTLKTRNGIILSPHPRAKKCTIYAAKLALEEAVKYGAPKDIIGWVDEPSVELSKELMENADLILATGGPGMVKAAYSSGKPAIGVGAGNTPVIIDETADIKMTVNYILMSKTFDNGVICATEQSVIVDNKIYDKVKQEFLDRGAYILNDEEKQKVREILFINGRLNAEVVGKSAYIIAQMAGLEIPHAAKVLIGEVESTGLEEPFAHEKLSPVLAMYRSENFEDALDKAETLVELGGLGHTSALYVNLAEREKIDEFGRKMKTGRTLINMPASLGAIGDVFNFKLEPSLTLGCGSWGGNSVSENIGVKHLINVKTIAERRENMLWFKVPQKVYFKYGSLPTALEELKGEHKKAFIVTDSVLAELGYTDHITKVLEEIGIDFRIFSDVKADPLLSATKEGAKAMLEFKPDVIIALGGGSAMDAAKIMWVLYEYPDTRFKDLAMRFMDIRKRILPFPKMGLKAKFIAVATSAGTGSEVTPFSIITDDETGVKYSLADYELTPNVAINDPELMLSMPKGLTVASGIDVFTHALESYVSVMATEYTKPYSLEAARLVFKYLPESVDGGAKAIKAKEKMANASCLAGMAFANAFLGINHSLAHKLGGKFHIPHGIANAIILETVIRYNAADAPTKMGVFPQYRYPNAMQRYAEMSDHLGFGKDVHTKEEKMEKLIDGIVEIKKRIGIPMTIKDWGVPEKDFLEAVDEMALNAFDDQCTAANPRYPLISELKEILLEAYYGTKDYKKEEE, translated from the coding sequence ATGGCAGTTAAAGATTTGGACAGTTTGAAAGAATTGATTGCTCGTGTACGACGAGCTCAAGAAGAGTTTTCTAAATTTGACCAAGAAACAGTCGATAAAATTTTTAGAAAAGTAGCTCAAAGAATTAATGACGAAAGAATTACACTTGCAAAAATGGCAGTGGAAGAAACAGGAATGGGAATAATTGAAGATAAAGTTATAAAAAATCACTTTGCTTCGGAATATATTTATAATAAATACAAAGATGAAAAAACTTGTGGAGTTTTGGAAGAAGATAAATCTTATGGAGTTAAAAAAATAGCTACTCCAATAGGAGTTATCGCTGGAGTTGTTCCAACTACAAATCCGACTTCAACAGCAGCTTTTAAAATATTATTAACATTAAAAACAAGAAATGGTATTATTTTATCACCACATCCAAGAGCAAAAAAATGTACAATTTATGCAGCTAAACTTGCATTGGAAGAAGCTGTTAAATATGGAGCGCCAAAAGATATAATTGGATGGGTAGACGAGCCAAGTGTAGAATTATCTAAAGAACTTATGGAAAATGCAGATTTAATTCTTGCAACAGGTGGACCTGGAATGGTTAAAGCGGCTTATTCATCTGGAAAACCAGCAATTGGAGTTGGAGCTGGAAATACGCCAGTTATAATTGATGAAACAGCTGATATAAAAATGACAGTAAACTATATCTTGATGTCTAAAACATTTGATAATGGAGTAATTTGTGCGACTGAACAATCTGTTATCGTTGACAATAAAATTTATGACAAAGTTAAACAGGAATTTTTGGACAGAGGTGCTTACATCTTAAACGATGAAGAAAAACAAAAAGTTAGAGAAATTTTATTTATAAATGGAAGATTAAATGCAGAAGTTGTTGGAAAAAGCGCTTATATAATCGCACAAATGGCAGGACTTGAAATTCCTCATGCTGCAAAAGTTTTAATTGGTGAAGTTGAATCAACAGGACTTGAAGAACCATTTGCGCACGAAAAATTATCACCAGTACTTGCAATGTATAGAAGTGAAAACTTTGAAGATGCACTTGATAAAGCGGAAACACTGGTTGAATTAGGTGGACTTGGACATACTTCAGCTCTTTATGTAAATTTGGCAGAAAGAGAAAAAATTGATGAATTTGGAAGAAAAATGAAAACAGGAAGAACATTGATTAATATGCCAGCGTCACTTGGAGCAATTGGAGATGTATTTAACTTTAAATTGGAACCATCATTGACACTTGGATGCGGTTCTTGGGGTGGAAACTCAGTTTCTGAAAATATCGGAGTAAAACATCTTATCAATGTTAAAACAATAGCGGAAAGAAGGGAAAATATGTTGTGGTTCAAAGTGCCTCAGAAAGTATATTTTAAATATGGTTCACTTCCAACAGCTTTGGAAGAATTAAAAGGAGAACATAAAAAAGCGTTTATCGTAACAGATAGCGTATTAGCAGAATTGGGATACACAGATCACATTACAAAAGTCTTGGAAGAAATTGGAATTGACTTTAGAATTTTCTCTGATGTAAAAGCAGACCCATTGCTTAGTGCGACAAAAGAAGGAGCAAAAGCTATGCTTGAATTTAAGCCAGATGTAATTATTGCACTTGGTGGAGGTTCAGCGATGGATGCCGCTAAAATTATGTGGGTATTATATGAATATCCAGATACTAGATTTAAAGATTTAGCAATGAGATTTATGGACATAAGAAAAAGAATTTTGCCATTCCCTAAAATGGGATTAAAAGCTAAATTTATCGCAGTTGCAACATCAGCTGGAACTGGTTCAGAAGTTACACCATTTTCAATTATTACAGATGATGAAACTGGAGTAAAATATTCACTTGCAGACTATGAATTAACTCCGAATGTTGCAATAAATGATCCGGAACTAATGCTTTCAATGCCTAAAGGACTTACTGTGGCTTCAGGAATTGATGTATTCACTCACGCACTTGAGTCTTATGTTTCAGTTATGGCGACAGAATATACAAAACCTTATTCATTAGAAGCGGCTAGATTGGTATTCAAATATCTTCCAGAGTCAGTTGATGGTGGAGCAAAAGCTATAAAAGCTAAAGAAAAAATGGCAAATGCTTCTTGTCTTGCAGGTATGGCTTTCGCAAATGCATTTTTAGGAATCAATCACTCACTTGCACATAAATTAGGTGGAAAATTCCATATTCCTCACGGAATTGCAAATGCAATTATATTAGAAACTGTAATAAGATATAATGCTGCTGATGCACCTACAAAAATGGGAGTTTTCCCTCAATATAGATATCCAAATGCAATGCAAAGATATGCAGAAATGTCTGACCATTTAGGATTTGGAAAAGATGTACATACAAAAGAAGAAAAAATGGAAAAATTAATTGATGGAATTGTGGAAATTAAAAAACGAATTGGTATACCTATGACAATTAAAGATTGGGGAGTACCTGAAAAAGACTTTTTAGAAGCGGTTGATGAAATGGCATTGAATGCATTTGATGATCAATGTACAGCAGCTAACCCTAGATACCCACTAATTTCTGAATTGAAGGAAATTTTACTAGAAGCTTATTATGGAACAAAAGATTATAAAAAAGAAGAAGAATAG
- a CDS encoding ABC transporter permease, with translation MKNILKFLIKRILMGLGTLWLVVTITFFLIHMLPGDPFQDEKAIPPAIKANLMAKYHLDKPLGVQYVEYLKSVSTGDLGMSMKASGRTVNSMIKDGFPVSADLGARALIFALIVGIPLGIIAGLKRGKYQDKIAMLIAIVGISVPSFVLAGLLQKYSVDVHNRILIGKLHLPLLKISLLGWKKPENKILPVISLGLYTIALVARLLRDKMIEVMGQDYIKLAIAKGVKPRDVVFKHALRNAILPIITIMGPTIAAVLTGSFVIEQMFSIPGLGKYFVGSINDRDYTLILGVTVFYAIFLISIMIVMDIIYVLVDPKIKLGKGENE, from the coding sequence ATGAAAAATATTTTGAAATTTTTGATTAAACGGATTTTGATGGGGCTTGGGACACTTTGGCTTGTCGTTACGATTACATTTTTTTTGATACATATGCTTCCTGGCGATCCGTTTCAAGATGAAAAGGCGATACCACCTGCAATTAAAGCAAATTTGATGGCAAAATATCATTTGGATAAACCTTTGGGCGTTCAGTATGTGGAATATTTAAAAAGTGTTTCAACTGGAGATTTGGGAATGTCTATGAAGGCGTCTGGAAGAACGGTAAACAGCATGATAAAGGATGGATTTCCAGTATCGGCTGATCTAGGAGCTAGGGCTTTAATTTTTGCACTTATAGTGGGAATTCCTTTGGGGATTATAGCTGGGCTTAAGAGAGGAAAATATCAGGATAAAATTGCGATGTTGATTGCGATAGTTGGAATTTCTGTACCAAGTTTCGTACTGGCTGGACTTTTACAAAAATATTCAGTCGATGTTCACAACAGAATTTTAATTGGTAAATTGCATTTACCACTTTTGAAGATTTCACTGCTTGGTTGGAAAAAACCTGAGAATAAAATACTTCCTGTAATTTCACTGGGGCTTTATACGATAGCGCTTGTGGCTAGACTTTTGCGGGATAAAATGATAGAAGTGATGGGGCAGGATTACATAAAACTTGCGATTGCAAAAGGTGTGAAACCACGAGATGTGGTTTTTAAACATGCTTTGAGAAATGCAATTTTGCCAATTATTACGATAATGGGACCTACGATTGCGGCGGTTCTTACAGGTTCGTTTGTAATTGAGCAGATGTTTTCGATTCCGGGACTTGGAAAATATTTTGTTGGTAGTATTAACGACAGAGATTATACTTTAATTTTGGGAGTTACGGTGTTTTATGCAATCTTTTTGATTTCGATTATGATAGTTATGGATATTATCTATGTTTTGGTTGACCCTAAAATTAAACTTGGGAAAGGAGAAAATGAGTAA
- a CDS encoding sodium:alanine symporter family protein, producing MDYGQLVKLINDINSFIASNILMWGLLGAGTYLSFLLGFPQITKIGYAFKMVFGGLFKKTENSNEGSMSSFQALATAVAAQVGTGNVAGVATAITAGGPGAVFWMWVSAFLGMGTIFTEAVLAQKYRKRIHGELVGGPAYYISRGLKKTGKFAKFLAGFFSVTIILALGFMGNAVQSNSIAAGIKGISGLENINAGIIGVIVAILAALIFIGGMSKIAKFAELVVPIMAAVYILASILVLIIFHKEVVPTFVWIVKSAFSPNAVAGGIAGASVKVAVQKGIARGLFSNEAGMGSTPHAHAVAHVKHPVEQGLSAMIGVFIDTILVCSATALSILVTKAYILKDAKGNFLVGAQLTQGAFKSSFGEFGAILLAVCLAFFAFTTIIGWYYFGESDIKFLFGKKMLLPYRIIVILCIIAGSLQEVKIVWSLADIFNSLMVMPNLIAIVWMSFEVKALFKDYKEKSSKGNVTYDYSAEDE from the coding sequence ATGGATTATGGACAGTTAGTTAAATTGATTAACGACATTAATAGCTTTATTGCTAGTAATATTCTGATGTGGGGGTTGCTTGGAGCTGGAACTTATTTGAGCTTTCTTTTGGGATTTCCACAGATTACAAAAATAGGCTATGCTTTTAAAATGGTATTTGGAGGACTGTTTAAAAAAACTGAAAATTCTAATGAAGGTTCTATGTCTTCGTTTCAAGCATTGGCGACAGCTGTTGCGGCGCAAGTTGGAACTGGAAATGTGGCAGGAGTTGCTACTGCTATTACTGCTGGAGGACCTGGTGCAGTTTTTTGGATGTGGGTTTCGGCTTTTTTAGGAATGGGAACAATTTTTACAGAAGCAGTTTTGGCACAAAAGTATAGAAAAAGAATTCACGGGGAATTAGTTGGAGGACCTGCATATTACATTTCAAGAGGACTTAAGAAAACAGGAAAATTTGCCAAATTTTTAGCTGGTTTCTTTTCTGTGACAATTATTTTGGCACTTGGATTTATGGGAAATGCTGTTCAATCGAATTCAATAGCTGCGGGTATAAAAGGAATATCTGGACTGGAAAATATAAATGCTGGTATAATAGGAGTTATAGTTGCAATTTTGGCTGCCTTAATTTTTATTGGCGGAATGAGTAAAATAGCAAAATTTGCTGAGTTAGTAGTGCCTATTATGGCAGCTGTATATATTTTAGCGAGTATTTTGGTGCTGATAATCTTTCATAAAGAAGTTGTTCCAACATTTGTCTGGATTGTAAAAAGTGCATTTAGTCCAAATGCCGTTGCAGGTGGAATTGCTGGAGCTAGTGTAAAAGTGGCTGTGCAAAAAGGAATCGCCAGAGGTCTTTTTTCAAATGAAGCAGGAATGGGGTCAACTCCTCATGCTCACGCTGTGGCACATGTAAAACATCCGGTAGAACAAGGGCTTTCAGCTATGATAGGAGTGTTTATCGACACAATTTTAGTATGTAGTGCAACTGCACTATCTATATTAGTTACAAAGGCTTATATTTTAAAAGATGCAAAAGGAAATTTTCTTGTGGGGGCGCAGCTTACGCAAGGTGCATTTAAAAGCTCTTTTGGAGAATTTGGAGCGATACTTTTAGCTGTATGTCTAGCATTTTTTGCATTTACAACAATAATTGGATGGTATTATTTTGGAGAATCGGATATCAAATTTTTGTTTGGGAAAAAGATGTTGCTTCCGTACAGAATTATTGTGATTCTTTGCATAATAGCAGGATCACTGCAGGAAGTAAAAATTGTCTGGTCATTGGCTGACATATTTAACAGTTTAATGGTAATGCCAAACTTGATTGCCATTGTCTGGATGTCGTTTGAAGTAAAAGCGCTTTTCAAGGATTATAAGGAAAAAAGTTCAAAAGGAAATGTGACTTATGATTATAGCGCAGAAGATGAATAA